A window of Lacibacter sediminis contains these coding sequences:
- a CDS encoding VCBS repeat-containing protein — translation MSSRNFLLYSLALMLVSCSSPKQQPLFELMKSEQTGLQFTNKLTATPAFNMFNYMYFYNGAGVGAGDFNNDGLIDLFFASNQAQNKLFINKGGLQFTDVTSEAAIPNDGGWSTGVSVVDINNDGLLDIYVCRVGQYEVLKGKNQLLICKEIKNGVPVYEDRAAAYGLDFSGFSTQAAFFDYDLDGDLDIYLMNHSVHHNGTFAERANFLNTYHPLSGDRFYKNENGKYIDVTKETGINSSAIGYGLGICVSDINKDGWPDLYIGNDFHENDYLYINQQNGTFKEELNERMMHTSQFSMGVDIADINNDALPEIISMDMLPQDPYILKRSLGEDEYETFNMKLRYGYNYQYARNALQLNRGNGMFSEVGLYANVYATDWSWAPLWLDFDNDGLKDLFVSNGIPKRLNDIDYVNYVGDASIQQKIREGKLGEQEMTVIDKFPQIKLPNKFYRNKGDVQFSDEASSIKNDQPTFSNGAVYADLDNDGDLDIVVNNIDDAVMLYKNASNDAQQQQYLSVELKGDSLNRHAIGATILVYDRSKNIHAFEKQPVRGFQSSMEIPLHIGLQTIKVDSVLLIWPDRTYEKLSVTGKKLKAVYKKGLQRFDFSVFKTSAQKNQLQFTDITQASGLQFLHHENEFNEFNREYLLPSMLTTEGPALATGDVNKDGQEDVFIGSSKTYKPALFLQTAEGRFIKTLQPQLEADSMYEITDALIVDVNNDGNNDLILASGGNEYYGKNKYEQTRVFLNDGNANFSLVDNAISNVFVTAGTITASDFTGDGFVDLFIGGRTVPWAYGEIPRSYLLANDKTGKFKDVTDQYTKDLQTIGMVTGASWTDLDKDGDADLLLSLQWDGIITFINNKGSFTKKKLTEKKGWWNFALPVDLDNDGDLDIVAGNLGLNSRLKASTTEPVTMYYNDFDENGKKEQVLTYYLNGKEIPFANKAELEKQLPFLKKKFLYADELAKAKLGDIFSKSMLSKAVTYSADCFENAVFINDGKMNYTMKPFPWQAQLTTYRTAVVIDANGDKLPDLLLGGNFRENNIQMGRYDADYGTVLLNKGKGEFDIAFVNPVIKGQVRKIRSIKVNKQQAFLLARNNDSLMLIKQ, via the coding sequence GTGAGCAGTAGAAATTTTCTTCTTTATAGTTTGGCATTGATGCTTGTATCCTGTTCATCACCAAAACAACAACCGTTGTTTGAATTGATGAAGAGCGAACAAACAGGGTTACAGTTTACAAATAAACTTACAGCTACACCCGCCTTTAACATGTTTAATTACATGTATTTCTACAACGGAGCAGGTGTTGGTGCAGGCGATTTTAATAACGATGGGTTGATCGATCTCTTCTTTGCTTCCAACCAGGCACAGAATAAATTATTCATTAATAAAGGCGGCTTGCAGTTTACTGATGTAACAAGCGAAGCTGCTATTCCAAACGATGGTGGTTGGAGTACAGGTGTAAGTGTGGTGGATATTAACAACGATGGGCTGCTCGATATTTATGTTTGTCGTGTTGGACAGTACGAAGTATTGAAAGGAAAAAATCAGTTGTTGATCTGTAAAGAAATTAAAAATGGAGTTCCTGTTTATGAAGACCGGGCAGCAGCTTATGGTCTTGATTTTTCCGGTTTCAGCACTCAGGCTGCTTTTTTTGATTATGACCTTGACGGTGACCTTGATATTTACCTGATGAATCACTCTGTTCATCACAACGGAACATTTGCTGAACGTGCAAACTTTTTGAATACTTATCATCCATTAAGTGGCGATCGTTTTTACAAAAATGAAAACGGTAAATATATTGATGTAACAAAAGAAACCGGCATTAACAGTTCAGCCATAGGTTATGGTTTAGGTATTTGTGTAAGCGATATCAACAAAGATGGATGGCCAGATCTTTATATTGGTAACGATTTTCATGAAAACGATTATCTCTACATCAACCAGCAAAACGGAACATTCAAAGAAGAGTTGAATGAACGTATGATGCATACCAGCCAGTTCAGTATGGGTGTGGATATTGCAGACATCAATAACGATGCATTACCTGAGATCATTTCAATGGATATGTTACCGCAGGATCCTTACATTCTTAAACGCAGCCTTGGTGAAGATGAATATGAAACCTTTAACATGAAACTGCGTTACGGTTACAATTATCAGTATGCAAGAAATGCATTGCAGTTAAACAGAGGCAATGGAATGTTCAGTGAAGTTGGGCTTTACGCAAATGTATATGCAACCGACTGGAGCTGGGCTCCGCTTTGGTTGGATTTTGACAATGATGGACTGAAGGATTTATTTGTAAGCAACGGAATCCCCAAACGTTTAAATGATATTGATTATGTAAACTATGTAGGCGATGCTTCAATTCAACAGAAAATACGGGAAGGGAAATTGGGTGAACAGGAAATGACTGTGATCGATAAGTTTCCACAGATCAAATTGCCTAATAAGTTTTACCGTAACAAAGGAGATGTTCAGTTTAGCGATGAAGCATCATCAATAAAAAACGATCAGCCAACATTCAGCAACGGTGCAGTGTATGCCGATCTTGATAATGACGGCGATCTTGATATTGTGGTCAACAATATTGATGATGCGGTAATGCTGTATAAGAATGCATCAAACGATGCGCAGCAACAACAATATCTTTCAGTAGAATTAAAAGGCGACAGCTTGAACCGTCATGCAATTGGTGCAACTATACTTGTTTATGATAGGTCAAAAAATATTCATGCATTTGAGAAACAACCGGTGCGTGGTTTTCAAAGCAGCATGGAAATACCGCTGCACATTGGTCTGCAGACTATCAAAGTTGATTCTGTTCTTTTGATATGGCCAGATAGAACGTATGAAAAACTTTCTGTTACAGGTAAAAAATTGAAGGCGGTATATAAAAAGGGATTACAACGGTTTGATTTTTCGGTATTCAAAACCTCGGCACAAAAAAATCAACTGCAGTTTACTGATATTACGCAAGCATCGGGTTTGCAGTTTCTGCATCATGAAAATGAGTTTAACGAATTTAACAGAGAGTACCTCTTGCCCAGTATGCTCACAACGGAAGGTCCTGCTTTGGCAACAGGTGATGTAAATAAAGATGGCCAGGAAGATGTATTTATTGGAAGCAGCAAAACATACAAACCTGCATTGTTTCTGCAAACAGCCGAAGGCCGGTTTATAAAAACACTACAGCCTCAACTTGAAGCGGATAGTATGTATGAGATCACCGATGCATTAATTGTTGACGTAAACAACGATGGCAACAATGACCTTATACTGGCAAGCGGAGGTAACGAATACTATGGTAAAAATAAGTATGAGCAAACAAGGGTTTTCCTGAATGATGGAAATGCAAATTTTTCATTAGTTGATAATGCGATCAGTAATGTATTTGTAACGGCTGGTACAATAACAGCAAGCGATTTTACAGGCGATGGATTTGTTGATCTGTTCATTGGCGGACGAACTGTTCCCTGGGCATATGGTGAAATACCCCGCTCTTATTTGCTTGCCAATGATAAAACAGGAAAGTTTAAAGATGTAACAGATCAATACACTAAAGACTTGCAAACCATCGGCATGGTTACCGGTGCTTCGTGGACCGATCTTGACAAGGATGGAGACGCTGACCTGCTGTTATCATTGCAATGGGATGGAATTATTACTTTCATTAATAACAAAGGCAGTTTCACGAAAAAGAAACTTACTGAGAAAAAGGGTTGGTGGAATTTTGCATTGCCTGTGGATCTTGATAATGATGGTGATCTTGATATTGTGGCTGGTAATCTTGGTTTGAACAGCAGGTTGAAAGCTTCAACAACAGAACCGGTGACGATGTACTACAACGATTTTGATGAGAATGGTAAAAAGGAACAGGTACTTACTTATTATCTCAATGGCAAAGAGATTCCTTTTGCAAATAAAGCAGAACTGGAAAAGCAATTGCCATTCCTGAAGAAGAAATTTTTATATGCTGATGAGTTGGCAAAAGCAAAACTCGGCGACATATTCAGCAAATCAATGCTGAGTAAAGCCGTTACCTATAGTGCTGATTGTTTTGAAAATGCTGTGTTTATAAACGATGGAAAAATGAATTATACAATGAAACCATTTCCCTGGCAGGCACAGTTAACAACTTATCGCACTGCAGTTGTGATTGATGCAAATGGAGATAAACTGCCTGATCTGTTGCTGGGAGGAAACTTCAGAGAAAATAATATTCAAATGGGCAGATACGATGCTGATTATGGTACCGTGCTGCTTAACAAAGGGAAAGGAGAATTCGACATTGCTTTTGTAAACCCTGTTATAAAAGGACAAGTGCGAAAAATAAGATCAATAAAAGTAAATAAGCAACAGGCATTCTTGCTTGCAAGAAACAACGACAGCCTGATGCTTATCAAACAATAA
- a CDS encoding VCBS repeat-containing protein: MNLRLKIVVAILCFFSVVSCSDKKSETLFELVENSGIDFANKVDDSKDFNIFSYRNFYNGGGVAIGDINNDSLPDVFFTANMGSNKLYLNKGNFKFDDISEKAGFGEKQKWSTGVVMVDINADGWLDIYVCNAGYQKGVGQENELYINNKNGTFTEKAKDYGLDDASFTTHAAFFDYDLDGDLDCYLLNNSFIPVNTLNYSNKRNLRAKDWPVEEFIKGGGDKLLRNDNGQFTDVSEAAGIYGSLIGFGLGVTVGDINGDHYPDIYISNDFFERDYLYINQKDGTFREELEQRMQHISLSSMGADMADINNDDHQDIFVTDMYPADDYRLKTTASYDNVEVHTRKVKEGFYHQYMQNTLQVNNQSGAFMETAHISGVAGSDWSWGGLIFDADNDGFSDLYVCNGIYHDVTDQDFIDFFADEIIQRMVMTGEKKEVSEVINKMPSTPILNKFYHNKGDLQFADAGVANGFTQKSFSNGAAYADLDNDGDLDLVVNNVNEKAFVYRNHNNDQLKNNYITVQLKGKDQNTFAIGSKIKLYAGAEIISREVIPSRGFQSSCDYRQTIGFGNKKIDSLLIIWPNLTQTVIKQPGINQLHFVQQTGNEVKLNEPYREAQPLFVKSDSTFEKHNENEFVDFYYERNIPVKLSAQGPRAAVGDVNNDGLDDVYIGGAMGQAGQLYLQTNVGFKKKEQPLFEEMKSYEDVTALMIDVDGDKDLDLIIGSGGHTQPSQKAEIRNRLYRNDGKGNFTHDKDALPSNADNTGVITANDIDNDGDLDLFVGGRSKSYNYGVTPQSMILINDGKGIFSDVTVQFNAAIKAIGMVTGAVFADVNADKQKELIIVGEWMTPRIFTYRNKKYEEIPSSLNQLSGWWQTITAADLDGDGDEDLVLSNYGNNFYLHADSSNPVKMFINDFDGNGIPEKIITKSLEQKDKPVFLKREMQEQIPSLKKQNLKHADFATKTIQELFAADILEKCVLKQVNYSSSCIAWNDGNTKFPIHPLPLLTQLSSINAVVAKDINNDGKTDLILAGNEFDFIPQFGRLDASYGTVLLNKGNRQWQTLMQKQSGIFVRGMVRDIQLISTRNGKAVLFLQNNDAPVLYSLNQ, from the coding sequence ATGAACCTGAGGTTAAAAATTGTAGTTGCCATTCTCTGTTTTTTTTCTGTTGTTTCCTGTAGCGATAAAAAAAGTGAAACACTTTTTGAATTGGTTGAAAACAGTGGAATTGATTTTGCCAACAAGGTAGACGACAGCAAGGATTTCAATATTTTCAGTTACCGCAATTTTTATAATGGAGGAGGTGTTGCCATTGGCGATATTAACAACGACAGCTTGCCCGATGTTTTTTTTACAGCGAACATGGGATCGAATAAGCTTTATCTGAATAAAGGAAATTTTAAATTTGATGACATCAGTGAAAAGGCCGGGTTCGGTGAAAAGCAAAAATGGAGTACCGGTGTGGTAATGGTAGATATAAATGCAGATGGTTGGCTGGATATCTACGTATGTAATGCAGGCTACCAGAAAGGAGTTGGGCAGGAGAATGAACTATACATCAACAATAAGAATGGAACATTTACAGAAAAAGCAAAAGACTACGGATTAGATGATGCTTCGTTTACAACCCACGCTGCTTTTTTTGATTATGATCTTGATGGCGATCTTGATTGTTATTTACTCAACAATAGTTTTATTCCTGTTAATACACTTAACTATAGTAACAAACGTAACCTGCGTGCAAAGGATTGGCCGGTTGAAGAATTTATTAAGGGCGGTGGCGATAAGTTGTTAAGGAATGATAACGGACAGTTTACCGACGTAAGTGAAGCAGCTGGCATTTACGGAAGCTTAATTGGATTTGGACTTGGGGTAACAGTGGGTGATATAAATGGCGATCATTATCCTGATATTTATATTTCTAATGATTTTTTTGAGCGTGATTATCTCTACATCAATCAGAAAGACGGAACGTTCAGGGAAGAACTTGAACAACGGATGCAGCATATCAGCTTATCATCAATGGGTGCTGATATGGCTGACATTAACAACGATGACCATCAGGATATTTTTGTAACCGACATGTATCCCGCCGATGATTACCGGTTAAAAACAACAGCAAGCTATGATAATGTAGAGGTGCATACAAGAAAAGTGAAGGAAGGATTTTATCACCAATACATGCAGAATACGCTCCAGGTAAATAATCAAAGTGGCGCATTTATGGAAACGGCGCATATCAGCGGAGTGGCCGGTAGTGATTGGAGTTGGGGAGGATTGATCTTTGATGCGGACAATGATGGCTTTAGTGATCTGTATGTATGCAACGGCATTTACCATGATGTAACAGATCAGGATTTCATTGATTTTTTTGCTGATGAAATTATTCAGCGCATGGTAATGACGGGTGAAAAGAAAGAAGTAAGTGAGGTGATCAATAAAATGCCATCAACACCAATCCTTAATAAGTTTTATCATAACAAAGGCGATCTTCAGTTTGCTGATGCAGGTGTAGCAAACGGCTTTACACAAAAAAGTTTTAGCAACGGTGCTGCTTATGCTGATCTGGATAATGATGGCGATCTCGATCTCGTTGTGAATAATGTAAATGAAAAAGCATTTGTTTACCGTAACCATAACAACGACCAATTAAAGAATAACTATATCACTGTTCAGTTAAAAGGGAAAGATCAAAACACATTTGCTATTGGCAGTAAAATAAAACTGTATGCAGGTGCTGAGATCATCAGCCGTGAAGTAATTCCAAGCCGCGGTTTTCAAAGCAGTTGCGATTACAGGCAGACCATTGGCTTCGGCAATAAAAAAATTGACAGCCTGTTGATCATTTGGCCAAATCTTACTCAGACAGTCATCAAACAACCGGGCATCAATCAACTTCATTTCGTTCAACAAACGGGGAATGAGGTAAAGCTGAATGAACCCTACCGGGAAGCACAACCACTTTTTGTAAAGAGTGACAGCACATTTGAAAAGCATAACGAAAACGAATTTGTTGATTTTTATTACGAACGGAATATTCCTGTTAAGTTAAGTGCGCAAGGCCCTCGTGCTGCGGTGGGTGATGTAAATAATGACGGTTTAGATGATGTGTACATTGGCGGTGCAATGGGGCAGGCCGGTCAATTGTATCTGCAAACAAATGTCGGTTTCAAAAAGAAAGAACAACCATTGTTTGAAGAAATGAAATCGTATGAAGATGTAACCGCATTAATGATAGATGTGGATGGCGACAAAGATCTTGATTTGATCATTGGTAGTGGTGGACATACACAGCCATCTCAAAAGGCAGAGATCAGGAATCGCTTGTATCGGAATGATGGCAAAGGGAATTTTACTCATGATAAAGATGCATTACCTTCTAATGCTGATAATACTGGTGTAATTACGGCAAACGATATTGATAACGATGGTGATTTGGACTTGTTTGTTGGAGGAAGAAGTAAATCGTATAACTATGGTGTAACTCCGCAAAGCATGATCCTGATCAATGACGGCAAAGGAATATTTTCTGATGTAACAGTACAATTCAATGCAGCGATCAAAGCCATCGGAATGGTTACCGGTGCTGTGTTTGCAGATGTCAATGCTGATAAACAAAAAGAACTGATCATTGTTGGCGAGTGGATGACACCCCGCATCTTCACCTACAGAAATAAAAAGTATGAAGAAATACCATCATCACTAAATCAGTTATCGGGCTGGTGGCAAACAATAACTGCTGCTGATCTTGATGGCGATGGTGATGAAGACCTTGTGCTGAGTAACTACGGAAATAATTTTTACCTGCATGCCGATAGCAGCAACCCGGTTAAAATGTTCATTAATGATTTTGATGGTAACGGCATACCTGAAAAGATCATTACAAAATCACTTGAGCAAAAAGACAAACCTGTTTTCCTCAAACGTGAAATGCAGGAACAGATTCCTTCTTTAAAGAAACAGAACCTGAAGCATGCTGATTTTGCAACGAAAACTATCCAGGAACTTTTTGCAGCCGATATTTTAGAGAAGTGTGTGCTCAAACAAGTGAACTACAGCAGCAGTTGTATTGCATGGAATGATGGCAATACGAAATTTCCAATACACCCCCTGCCATTGCTCACACAGTTGAGCAGCATTAATGCGGTTGTAGCGAAAGACATAAACAACGATGGAAAAACAGATTTAATTCTTGCAGGTAATGAGTTTGACTTTATTCCACAGTTTGGCAGGTTGGATGCAAGCTATGGCACTGTCTTGTTAAACAAAGGAAACCGGCAGTGGCAAACACTAATGCAAAAGCAATCAGGCATTTTTGTGCGTGGTATGGTTCGGGATATTCAATTGATATCAACCCGAAATGGCAAAGCAGTTCTGTTTTTGCAAAACAATGATGCACCTGTGTTGTATAGTTTAAATCAATAA
- a CDS encoding RagB/SusD family nutrient uptake outer membrane protein: MKHIKQMSVLLLFVAFAGCAKIDEKFSDSLVRANASSVTAADILKNIYEGDIRNFMNQDNLWAIQEHTTDECVGPTRGGDWDDNGIWRVLHQHTWDANHNYVRGAFENLGRVVYNATEALGKSPNAQQSAEARFLRAFANFYLVEGWNQAPYREPGGDPLAIPQVRVGTAALDYVITELEAIKAALPDGPVNLANKNACRALLMKAYLTKGVVANRTAPTHQAADMNKVIALADEVIASGKTLSTNFYHNFAPNNDALSTENLFTGINYGGSSSGGVRSRYFCSLHYNQTPSGWNGFTTLGDFYDKFEAADKRRGDAYTGVTDVTGLRVGLLLGQQFDQNGVALKDRKGGNLSFTKAVKAVETDPATLEVTGIRVVKYPPDYNNGDNVNNDFVIFRLADVLLMKAEAILRGGTATNVAPYGATALSIVNYVRTHSSRGASSLASINLDQLLDERGRELYWEGWRRMDLIRFGKFLQPGQIRTAVSPATRLLFPVPAQQIAANPNLTQNPGY; this comes from the coding sequence ATGAAACATATCAAACAAATGTCTGTGCTTCTCTTGTTTGTCGCTTTCGCAGGTTGCGCAAAGATTGATGAGAAGTTCAGTGATAGTCTGGTAAGAGCCAACGCCTCAAGCGTTACGGCCGCTGACATTTTAAAGAACATATATGAAGGCGATATCCGCAACTTCATGAACCAGGATAATCTTTGGGCAATACAGGAACATACAACTGACGAATGTGTTGGACCAACAAGAGGTGGCGACTGGGACGATAACGGTATCTGGCGTGTTTTGCATCAACATACATGGGATGCCAACCATAACTATGTGCGTGGCGCTTTTGAAAACCTTGGCCGTGTAGTATATAACGCTACAGAAGCATTAGGTAAAAGTCCCAACGCACAGCAATCAGCCGAAGCAAGGTTCCTTCGTGCATTTGCAAACTTTTATTTGGTTGAGGGTTGGAACCAGGCTCCATATCGTGAACCAGGCGGCGACCCATTAGCAATTCCACAGGTACGGGTAGGAACTGCTGCTCTTGATTATGTTATTACAGAATTGGAAGCAATAAAAGCAGCATTGCCCGACGGGCCCGTAAATCTTGCAAATAAGAATGCATGTCGTGCATTATTAATGAAGGCATATCTTACCAAAGGAGTAGTTGCCAACAGAACAGCGCCAACACACCAGGCTGCAGACATGAACAAGGTGATTGCGTTGGCCGATGAAGTAATTGCTTCAGGTAAAACGCTCTCAACAAACTTCTATCACAATTTTGCACCAAATAACGATGCCCTTTCAACTGAAAATCTCTTTACAGGCATTAACTATGGTGGATCAAGCAGTGGTGGTGTTCGTTCAAGATACTTCTGCTCATTGCACTACAACCAAACTCCAAGTGGTTGGAATGGTTTCACTACATTAGGTGATTTCTACGACAAATTTGAAGCAGCTGATAAAAGAAGAGGCGATGCTTACACTGGTGTAACAGATGTTACAGGTTTGCGTGTAGGCTTATTGCTTGGTCAACAGTTTGACCAGAATGGTGTTGCATTGAAAGATCGTAAAGGCGGTAACCTTTCATTTACAAAAGCAGTAAAAGCAGTAGAAACAGATCCGGCTACATTGGAAGTAACAGGTATCAGGGTTGTAAAATACCCACCTGATTACAATAATGGAGATAACGTTAATAACGACTTCGTGATCTTCCGTTTAGCCGATGTATTGTTGATGAAAGCAGAAGCAATTCTCCGTGGCGGTACTGCTACAAATGTTGCCCCTTACGGTGCAACAGCGTTGAGTATTGTAAACTATGTTCGCACACACTCATCAAGAGGAGCGTCCTCACTTGCTTCAATTAATCTTGATCAATTGCTCGATGAGCGTGGTCGTGAATTGTATTGGGAAGGATGGAGAAGAATGGACTTGATCCGATTTGGAAAATTCCTGCAGCCAGGACAAATCAGAACAGCAGTTTCACCTGCAACAAGGTTATTGTTCCCGGTTCCCGCACAACAAATTGCAGCCAACCCTAACCTTACACAAAATCCCGGTTATTAG
- a CDS encoding SusC/RagA family TonB-linked outer membrane protein — protein MILTKLARGILTMFSVFVLVAFASAQTKTITGKVTDPKGEAVPSATVTVKGTKTSTSTGNDGTFRLAVPSNATTLVISSVGYTSTEVSISGDVVNATLEVANEALNEVVVIGYGTQRKRDLTGAVASVKAKDFNQGVQIAPDQLIQGKVAGVQVINNSGQPGGATTFKIRGNSSLRTGNQPLFVIDGVIVDGSSARPGLSVTGLGSTPDGNPLNFINPNDIASIDVLKDASATAIYGSRGANGVVIVTTKKGQSGTPKVELSGSYGVSSILRKIEVLNATEYRQSLQDYSLTAGNYNADVDAYDAILTTANTLNGSLAVSGGSESARYRVSVGYLDQEGIIKNTGFKKLTAGINSTMKLLKSKRAGLDFNLVVSQQNETLGAISNNAGFTGNVLSTALQWNPTRALRKPDGSINNYFDGSTLNPLEFIEGYNDKILSTNVVGSVAPSFKFTDNLEYKLIYGFNYGSGERRTSIRNWVNLEENGINGTNPNGRGTAAIGNNQLLTQTVTQTLNYNKRIGKELNFTGLLGYEYFRKENKGSNLFARGGFGYLDLDYTDVIEAGLNSNKRFYSFNNPVEEIRSFFTRLNFDYKSKYYLTATFRADGSSKFGSNNRYGFFPSFSAGWNLSDEDFFDVSFINSLKLRGGWGITGNQEFPAGASLARYVLNENNGGISQVQLPNADLKWQQDAQANIGIDFSMFNRKLSGTIDLFSRNTKQLLFPSISPQPSPGTTIWKNLDGEVMNKGIEITLNAAIVSKQDFSWDFGVNATFVKNEVSGLPAPIQTGELNGQGMSGTLSQLITNGQPINTFYTRDFRGIDKATGQSIYVNDGNIFYFMGNPNPTTVLGISTTVSYKKLSLTANLNGAFGHVLYNNTANSVLPIGNLGTRNIAKALYKNGESITNPITSSSRYLEKGDYLKAANTTLSYKFGSIGKEISGITVYVTAQNLFLLTKYNGFDPEVNTDKQVNGIPSVGIDYIGYPSARTFLFGVNVSF, from the coding sequence ATGATCTTGACGAAACTTGCAAGAGGCATTCTCACCATGTTCAGTGTGTTTGTATTGGTGGCTTTCGCCTCAGCACAAACCAAAACTATTACAGGTAAGGTAACAGATCCAAAAGGCGAAGCTGTGCCCTCTGCAACTGTAACAGTTAAAGGAACAAAGACCTCTACCTCCACCGGCAATGATGGTACATTCCGGCTCGCAGTTCCATCCAATGCAACCACTTTAGTTATTTCATCTGTTGGTTATACTTCTACTGAAGTAAGTATTTCGGGCGATGTGGTAAATGCTACATTGGAAGTTGCCAATGAAGCTTTGAACGAAGTGGTGGTTATTGGTTATGGTACACAACGTAAACGTGATTTAACCGGAGCGGTTGCTTCCGTTAAAGCAAAGGACTTTAACCAGGGTGTGCAAATTGCACCCGATCAGCTCATTCAAGGTAAAGTTGCCGGCGTACAGGTAATTAATAACAGTGGTCAGCCAGGCGGCGCCACTACATTTAAAATTCGTGGTAACTCATCATTAAGGACAGGCAACCAGCCTTTGTTTGTTATCGATGGTGTTATTGTGGATGGATCAAGTGCAAGACCGGGCTTAAGCGTTACCGGTTTGGGTTCAACTCCCGATGGCAACCCTTTGAATTTTATTAATCCAAACGACATCGCATCGATTGATGTTTTAAAAGATGCGTCAGCAACAGCCATTTACGGTTCACGTGGTGCAAATGGTGTAGTAATTGTTACCACCAAGAAAGGTCAAAGCGGCACACCTAAAGTAGAATTAAGTGGCAGTTACGGTGTTAGTTCAATTCTCAGGAAGATTGAAGTATTGAATGCTACAGAATACCGTCAATCCTTACAGGACTACAGCTTAACAGCTGGCAACTACAATGCAGATGTTGATGCTTATGATGCCATTCTTACAACTGCTAATACACTTAATGGTTCATTAGCTGTAAGCGGTGGCTCTGAAAGTGCCCGTTACCGTGTATCTGTTGGTTATCTTGACCAGGAAGGCATTATTAAAAATACAGGCTTCAAGAAATTAACTGCAGGCATCAACTCAACCATGAAGCTGCTGAAAAGTAAGCGTGCCGGTCTTGATTTTAACTTAGTAGTATCACAACAAAACGAAACGCTTGGCGCTATCAGTAACAATGCAGGGTTTACCGGTAACGTATTATCAACTGCATTGCAATGGAATCCAACACGTGCTTTAAGAAAGCCTGATGGATCGATCAATAACTATTTCGATGGTTCTACGCTTAACCCGTTAGAATTTATTGAGGGCTACAACGATAAAATATTATCTACAAACGTGGTAGGTAGTGTTGCACCATCATTTAAGTTTACAGACAACCTTGAGTATAAGTTGATCTATGGATTTAACTACGGAAGTGGCGAACGCAGAACATCTATTCGTAACTGGGTAAACCTGGAGGAGAATGGAATTAATGGTACTAACCCTAATGGTAGAGGAACTGCAGCTATTGGTAACAATCAGTTACTTACCCAAACCGTAACACAAACGCTCAACTATAATAAGAGAATTGGTAAAGAATTAAACTTTACAGGTTTATTGGGTTATGAGTATTTCAGAAAAGAAAATAAAGGCTCCAACTTATTTGCAAGAGGTGGGTTTGGATATTTAGATCTTGATTACACTGATGTTATTGAAGCCGGATTAAATTCGAATAAGCGTTTTTATTCTTTCAATAATCCTGTTGAAGAGATCAGATCATTCTTTACAAGGTTAAATTTTGATTATAAAAGTAAGTATTACCTCACTGCAACATTCAGAGCTGATGGATCAAGTAAGTTTGGTTCAAACAATCGTTATGGTTTCTTCCCGTCTTTCTCTGCCGGTTGGAATCTGTCTGATGAAGATTTCTTTGATGTAAGCTTTATCAATAGTTTGAAACTACGTGGCGGCTGGGGTATCACCGGTAACCAGGAGTTTCCTGCAGGCGCATCTCTTGCACGTTATGTACTGAATGAAAACAATGGTGGTATTTCACAGGTGCAATTACCTAATGCTGATCTTAAGTGGCAACAGGATGCACAGGCTAACATCGGTATTGACTTTTCAATGTTCAACAGAAAATTGAGTGGTACTATTGACCTGTTTAGCAGAAATACAAAGCAATTGCTTTTCCCAAGTATTTCACCTCAACCATCTCCGGGTACAACAATCTGGAAAAATCTTGATGGCGAAGTAATGAACAAGGGTATTGAGATTACTTTGAATGCGGCAATTGTTTCAAAACAGGATTTCTCATGGGATTTTGGAGTAAACGCCACATTTGTTAAGAATGAAGTATCGGGCTTGCCTGCACCAATTCAAACAGGTGAGTTGAACGGACAAGGTATGTCTGGTACATTATCTCAGCTTATCACAAATGGCCAGCCCATCAATACATTTTACACAAGAGATTTCAGGGGAATTGATAAGGCCACTGGTCAGTCAATTTATGTAAATGATGGTAATATCTTTTACTTTATGGGCAATCCTAATCCAACGACCGTTCTTGGTATTTCAACAACAGTAAGCTATAAAAAATTATCACTTACTGCAAACCTGAATGGTGCCTTTGGTCATGTTCTTTACAACAATACAGCAAATTCTGTGTTACCAATTGGTAACCTGGGTACAAGAAATATTGCCAAAGCGTTGTACAAAAACGGGGAGTCAATTACGAACCCAATTACGTCTTCTTCACGTTATTTAGAAAAAGGAGATTATCTGAAGGCTGCGAATACTACGTTGTCTTATAAGTTTGGAAGTATCGGAAAAGAGATCAGTGGAATTACAGTATATGTAACAGCTCAAAATCTTTTCCTTCTAACCAAGTATAACGGATTTGATCCTGAGGTGAATACAGATAAACAAGTGAATGGTATTCCTTCTGTTGGTATCGATTATATCGGTTACCCTTCAGCAAGAACATTCTTATTTGGTGTTAACGTATCATTCTAA